In Penaeus monodon isolate SGIC_2016 chromosome 8, NSTDA_Pmon_1, whole genome shotgun sequence, one DNA window encodes the following:
- the LOC119575954 gene encoding SCAN domain-containing protein 3-like has protein sequence MIDSIKSSSANSHMKKHLEVMSARNPYVAFIMKFRLMTMTSISRSLRYSMVWLQKEPEHGTDRFVLYEVLQCGDVENYKKRTNADEPPLYYVTIEETSDAIKRGHIATGHGGRDRMIKELQRKYANITTKALELFKSLCEECQKKRKRPMTKGVVVRPILSKEFASRGQVDLTDMQSMPHSNFKLIMVCQDHLTKFGILRPLQTKRAAEVAFQLVDIFLLMGASAVLQSDNGSEFTSRVITELKEIWPSLTMVHGKPRYSLRIWIKYSPYSAMFGCEARVGLTSSPLPTEVVSRLESEDDLIAFMSGDDTTTTGSAASSTGSVTTSEATTSDKNYLLTSEVTEALSVDAIVQTPQTLQDHQDQIQKRRVEACRGQVSQAERMVKRSRLDFKVGEPGDNVAVPIPAVDRGRGDPRNILGVIVNRDLDNDQYKIAVKSGVLKGQYSRNQFDLCPQRLLTEDDVNQDTAVSLREAVIAQSACGGQGFTRCNCSGLK, from the exons ATGATAGATAGCATTAAATCTTCATCAGCAAATAGTCATATGAAGA AGCACCTAGAGGTAATGTCAGCAAGAAATCCCTATGTAGCATTTATTATGAAATTCCGTTTGATGACTATGACCAGTATTTCTCGTAGTCTCCGCTACTCCATGGTCTGGCTGCAGAAGGAGCCAGAACATGGG ACTGACAGATTTGTTTT ataTGAAGTCCTCCAATGTGGTGAcgtggaaaattataaaaaacggACAAATGCAGATGAGCCACCCCTGTATTATGTAACTATTGAGGAGACTTCTGATGCCATCAAACGTGGTCATATTGCAACAGGACATGGTGGGCGTGACCGTATGATTAAGGAGTTACAACGAAAATATGCCAACATCACAACAAAGGCCTTGGAGCTCTTCAAATCACTGTGTGAGGAatgtcagaagaaaaggaaaagaccaatGACCAAGGGTGTTGTGGTGCGTCCTATCCTCAGCAAGGAATTTGCATCTAGGGGCCAGGTTGATTTGACTGACATGCAATCAATGCCACACTCCAACTTTAAATTAATCATGGTGTGCCAAGACCATCTCACCAAATTCGgcattcttcgtcctcttcaaacCAAACGTGCTGCAGAGGTTGCCTTCCAGCTTGTAGATATCTTCCTTCTCATGGGTGCCTCTGCTGTTCTTCAAAGTGATAATGGCTCAGAGTTCACATCCAGGGTGATTACTGAGCTAAAAGAAATATGGCCAAGTCTCACCATGGTTCATGGGAAGCCCCGTTATTCATTAAGGATAT GGATAAAGTACTCTCCATACTCTGCCATGTTTGGTTGTGAAGCCAGAGTTGGCCTGACTTCTTCACCTCTACCCACAGAAGTTGTCTCAAGGTTGGAGAGTGAGGATGATCTCATAGCATTTATGTCAggagatgatacaacaacaacaggttCTGCTGCAAGTTCTACTGGTTCAGTGACCACTAGCGAAGCGACTACAAGTGACAAAAATTATTTATTGACCTCTGAAGTGACTGAGGCACTTTCTGTTGATGCCATTGTTCAAACTCCTCAAACACTTCAAGATCACCAAGATCAAATTCAAAAACGTAGAGTGGAAGCATGCAGAGGGCAGGTATCCCAAGCTGAGAGAATGGTCAAACGTAGTCGCTTAGACTTTAAAGTTGGTGAGCCTGGTGACAATGTTGCTGTCCCAATTCCAGCTGTGGATCGTGGTAGAGGAGATCCGCGGAATATCCTGGGTGTTATTGTCAACAGAGATTTGGACAATGACCAGTATAAGATCGCTGTTAAGTCGGGTGTTCTAAAGGGTCAGTATTCTAGAAACCAGTTTGACCTCTGCCCCCAGCGTTTGCTGACAGAAGATGACGTAAATCAGGATACTGCAGTGTCACTTCGAGAAGCTGTTATTGCACAATCTGCATGTGGTGGTCAGGGATTCACTAGATGCAACTGTAGTGGTCTGAAGTAA